From a single Papaver somniferum cultivar HN1 unplaced genomic scaffold, ASM357369v1 unplaced-scaffold_19, whole genome shotgun sequence genomic region:
- the LOC113338667 gene encoding uncharacterized protein LOC113338667 — translation MELLRHPMRCSRFMMLMTVVGVLSISLQQSQYVVGIRFVVEKEECLSHSMPYEGDTVQVSYVVIKADVPWNSGLEDGVDLISGGTDLRRSARKRKRLQSVKESFTRKRLQSVRKREPF, via the exons ATGGAATTGCTTAGGCATCCAATGAGGTGCAGCAGATTTATGATGTTAATGACAGTGGTCGGTGTATTATCAATAAGCCTACAACAATCACAGTATGTAGTTGGGATTCGATTTGTGGTTGAAAAGGAAGAATGTTTATCTCATTCTATGCCATATGAAGGAGACACGGTTCAAGTTTCTTATGTTGTGATCAAAGCTGATGTCCCATGGAATTCCGGTTTAGAAGACGGTGTCGATCTTATT TCAGGTGGGACAGACCTTCGACGTTCTGCCAGGAAGAGGAAGCGTTTACAGTCAGTTAAGGAGTCATTCACTAGGAAGCGTTTACAGTCAGTTAGGAAGCGTGAACCTTTTTAA
- the LOC113338226 gene encoding aspartic proteinase-like protein 2 produces MAAMFQTWFLFILFTFSFSNLLGFPTTLTLERAFPLNKRVELNELRVRDKARHGRILQQQEESINSVINFNVYGSSDPELFGLYFTRVKIGSPPREFHVQIDTGSDVLWVACDSCDNCPKSTGLDIQLGFFDPYSSSSAAVIPCSSDTCSFAIRTAVSGCPTPSSPCRYSFLYGDNSGTSGYYVSDILYLDTVVGDSMANTSASRVVFGCSNYQSGGLTRSNRAIDGIIGFGQHYFSVISQLSSGGTVPKMFSHCLNGKDYGGGVLVLGEILAPGIIYSPLVQSQRHYNLNLLSVAVSDQIVPINPAVFAASSSGLRGTIVDSGTTLVYLAEEAYDPFVNSVANAVSLFTHPIPSDDTVCFPISSSVDEIFPPVTLFFEGDAPMILKPRDYLVQRHYTDGGAEWCLGFQKGQGLTILGDLVLKDKIIIYDLARQRLGWVNYDCSSPVNVSSTTSKDSVTGERRVSNSPRTSLFKHTTPITLYIILFTTWFLLLGPQH; encoded by the exons ATGGCAGCAATGTTTCAGACCTGGTTTCTTTTCATACTATTCACCTTTTCTTTTAGTAACTTATTAGGTTTTCCAACTACACTAACACTTGAGAGAGCTTTTCCATTAAACAAAAGAGTTGAATTGAATGAGCTTAGAGTTAGAGATAAAGCAAGACACGGGCGTATcttacaacaacaagaagaaagcaTTAACAGTGTCATTAATTTTAATGTTTATGGTTCATCTGATCCTGAATTATTTGG GCTTTACTTTACAAGAGTGAAAATAGGGTCTCCTCCAAGAGAATTTCATGTGCAGATTGATACTGGAAGTGATGTTTTATGGGTTGCTTGTGATTCCTGTGACAATTGCCCTAAATCCACTGGACTAGAT ATTCAGCTAGGATTTTTTGACCCATATAGTTCGTCATCAGCTGCGGTGATTCCTTGTTCAAGTGATACATGTTCTTTTGCTATTCGAACTGCTGTTTCTGGGTGTCCCACTCCGAGTTCTCCATGTAGGTACTCTTTTCTGTATGGAGATAATAGTGGCACATCCGGGTATTATGTGTCAGATATTTTGTACTTAGATACGGTGGTTGGGGATTCCATGGCAAACACCTCTGCGTCTCGTGTGGTTTTCGG GTGTAGCAACTACCAGTCTGGGGGTTTAACCAGGTCGAATAGAGCAATTGATGGGATTATTGGGTTTGGCCAACACTATTTTTCTGTCATCTCTCAACTATCATCGGGAGGAACAGTGCCGAAAATGTTCTCACATTGCTTGAATGGAAAGGATTATGGTGGAGGTGTATTGGTTCTTGGTGAGATTCTGGCACCGGGTATCATTTATAGCCCACTTGTTCAATCACA GCGGCATTATAACTTGAATTTGCTTAGCGTTGCAGTCAGTGATCAAATTGTACCCATAAATCCTGCTGTGTTCGCTGCATCCAGCAGTGGATTACGAGGAACTATAGTTGATTCTGGAACAACATTAGTGTACCTCGCAGAAGAAGCTTATGATCCCTTTGTGAATTCG GTGGCAAATGCTGTTTCACTATTCACACATCCTATACCTTCTGACGACACCGTGTGTTTTCCCATCTCCAGCAG TGTCGATGAGATATTTCCTCCAGTTACTTTATTCTTCGAGGGTGACGCGCCCATGATTTTGAAACCTAGGGACTACCTTGTACAAAGGCATTATACC GATGGTGGTGCTGAATGGTGCCTTGGCTTTCAGAAAGGTCAAGGGTTAACTATTTTAGGAG ACCTTGTTTTGAAGGATAAGATCATTATTTACGATCTTGCACGTCAACGCCTAGGATGGGTTAACTATGATT GCTCATCACCTGTGAATGTTTCATCGACTACGAGTAAGGATTCCGTCACAGGAGAACGACGTGTAAGCAATTCGCCTAGAACTTCACTTTTCAAACATACCACACCCATCACTTTGTACATTATCTTATTTACCACCTGGTTTCTGCTTTTAGGTCCACAACATTGA
- the LOC113338530 gene encoding polyadenylate-binding protein 7-like, whose amino-acid sequence MKKSKQLLQGRIKVALEPGRKILVVAVVSQSSSSVVIPGASLYVGDLHVDVTEDELYAAFNVIDNLVSVRVCKDSVSSVSLGYGYVNYISTDNANLAIEKLNHTPLRGQMIRVMWSRRDSDARKSGIANLFVKNLSVSIDNAKLHEMFSKYGNILSCKVAMTEEGKSKGYGFVQYETEESATAAINSVNGSTVEGKQIYVGPFVKKSERPSSNSDSTFTNLYIKNLDLDVTEELLTEKFSKYGKITHLVIMKDGNSKSKGFGFVNFDSPDEAKKAMEATNGMQIGSKVLYVGRAQKKAEREKILHDQFEERRKEQLQKFKGSNVYVKNIDDSVNDDELRSIFSKCGTITSAKIMLDEKGLSKGFGFVCFTTIEAAYQAVNGLHGYMLHRKPLYVAFAQKKEERRTQLQIQFSQGIAGLAVPTSAAVIPARYPPLYYTLAPNMVPPQGLMHQPLGLTPEWGTSRFLPPARPNFHSVPRPVIPDSSRQNKKKWGRMNAHMVAQTGGQSVSFMPHIPQSTPRPAITVKDPNNQQIKYMTNVQKMGEMKNGPQRVSSIAGLKSVGGVGATSQPLEGLKTLSTMLAAASPQHQKQMLGECLYPLVFKLQRELAAKITGMLLEMDNSELLLLLESPASLVIKVEEALQILKSSKTTRSSGAGQESLHPNYMSVAQVAVN is encoded by the exons ATGAAGAAGAGTAAGCAACTCCTGCAGGGGAGAATTAAAGTTGCTTTGGAGCCT ggTAGAAAAATTCTTGTAGTGGCGGTGGTTTCTCAGAGTAGCAGTAGTGTAGTAATACCAGGAGCATCGTTGTATGTAGGAGATCTTCATGTTGATGTTACAGAAGATGAATTGTATGCtgcttttaatgtcattgataaTCTTGTTTCTGTTCGTGTTTGTAAAGATTCTGTGTCTTCGGTGTCGCTTGGTTATGGTTATGTCAACTACATCTCTACTGATAATG CAAATCTTGCAATAGAGAAGCTTAATCACACTCCATTGAGAGGccaaatgataagagttatgtggtCGCGTCGTGATTCAGATGCAAGGAAAAGTGGAATTGCAAATCTATTCGTTAAG AATCTGAGTGTTTCAATTGATAATGCAAAGCTTCATGAGATGTTTTCCAAGTATGGAAATATTTTGTCTTGTAAAGTTGCAATGACTGAAGAAGGGAAGAGCAAAGGATATGGATTTGTTCAGTATGAAACTGAGGAATCTGCGACGGCGGCTATTAACAGTGTTAATGGATCTACTGTTGAGGGCAAGCAAAT ATATGTTGGTCCTTTCGTGAAAAAGAGTGAGCGACCCTCTAGCAACTCTGATtctacctttaccaatttatacATAAAAAATCTGGACTTGGATGTTACGGAAGAGCTTCTTACAGAGAAGTTCTCCAAGTATGGAAAAATTACCCACTTGGTTATCATGAAAGACGGCAATTCAAAATCCAAGGGATTTGGTTTTGTGAACTTTGATAGTCCCGATGAAGCGAAAAAGGCAATGGAGGCCACTAACGGGATGCAAATTG GGTCCAAGGTTTTGTATGTCGGGAGGGCCCAAAAGAAAGCAGAGCGCGAAAAAATATTGCATGATCAGTTTGAGGAACGCCGAAAGGAGCAACTCCAGAAATTTAAG GGTTCAAATGTGTATGTTAAGAACATTGATGATAGTGTTAATGATGACGAACTGAGGAGTATATTCAGTAAGTGTGGCACAATCACCTCCGCAAAGATAATGCTTGATGAGAAAGGACTGAGCAAGGGGTTTGGATTTGTATGCTTCACCACTATCGAAGCAGCTTATCAAGCAGTGAACGGCCTACATG GTTACATGCTTCATAGGAAGCCTTTGTATGTAGCTTTTGCCCAAAAGAAAGAGGAAAGACGTACACAATTGCAGATTCAGTTTTCTCAGGGAATTGCAGGCTTGGCAGTTCCAACCTCTGCTGCTGTCATCCCAGCTAGATATCCTCCTCTTTACTACACCTTGGCTCCTAATATGGTTCCACCACAGGGGCTTATGCATCAACCTTTGGGTCTGACACCTGAATGGGGGACCAGTAGATTTCTGCCTCCTGCTAGACCAAATTTCCATTCAGTGCCCCGACCCGTG ATACCTGATAGTTCTaggcaaaacaagaaaaaatgggGGAGAATGAATGCGCATATGGTTGCTCAAACAGGTGGTCAATCAGTGTCATTTATGCCACACATTCCACAATCTACCCCTCGGCCAGCGATTACAGTGAAAGATCCAAACAATCAGCAG ATCAAGTACATGACGAATGTACAGAAGATGGGCGAGATGAAAAATGGACCTCAGCGAGTCTCATCTATTGCTGGTCTTAAATCTGTTGGAGGAGTTGGTGCGACATCTCAACCCCTTGAAGGATTAAAGACATTGAGCACCATGCTAGCTGCTGCTTCTCCTCAGCACCAGAAACAGATGCTTGGTGAATGTCTCTACCCACTTGTCTTTAAACTCCAG CGCGAACTTGCAGCAAAGATAACTGGGATGCTTTTGGAGATGGATAACTCGGAGTTGCTTCTTTTATTGGAGTCACCAGCATCGTTGGTCATCAAAGTGGAGGAAGCATTGCAGATTCTTAAGAGCTCCAAGACAACAAGATCCTCTGGTGCTGGGCAGGAGTCCCTCCATCCCAATTACATGTCAGTAGCCCAGGTTGCAGTCAACTAA